In Malus sylvestris chromosome 16, drMalSylv7.2, whole genome shotgun sequence, the following are encoded in one genomic region:
- the LOC126608110 gene encoding uncharacterized protein LOC126608110 gives MLEGKESEAEKRKLADGDGDGDVSGRQKHKKARDGNGDVTAVKEEEVEEFFAILGRIRGAVRHFKSANGGGVRKETGDGSRLRAMLESHEEASGVQVGPKRENRRVVENLGLDLNEDPKPECDPS, from the coding sequence ATGCTTGAGGGAAAAGAATCTGAGGCAGAGAAGAGAAAGCTGGCGGACGGCGATGGCGACGGCGACGTCTCGGGGAGGCAAAAACATAAGAAGGCGCGGGATGGTAACGGAGACGTCACGGCCgtgaaggaggaggaggttgAGGAGTTCTTCGCTATCCTCGGGCGGATACGCGGGGCGGTCAGGCACTTCAAGAGTGCTAACGGCGGCGGCGTCCGTAAAGAAACGGGCGACGGATCCCGATTGAGGGCAATGCTCGAGAGTCACGAGGAAGCAAGCGGCGTCCAAGTGGGACCCAAGAGGGAGAATCGTAGGGTGGTGGAGAATTTGGGCTTGGATTTAAATGAGGATCCGAAACCGGAATGTGATCCAAGTTAG